The Streptomyces sp. NBC_00286 nucleotide sequence CAGCTTCTGCACGGGCGCCGGGTTGAAGAAGTGGATGCCGATGACCTGGTCGGGACGCGAGGTGGCGACGGCGAGCTTCACCAGCGGGATGGAGGAGGTGTTGGAGGCGAGGATCGCGTCCTGACGGGTCACCACCTGGTCGAGCACCTGGAAGATCTCCGTCTTCACCATCTCGTTCTCGACGACGGCCTCGATCACCAGGTCGCGGTCGGCGAACTCGCCCAGATCGGTGGTGAAGGTGAGCCGCGCCTGTGTGGCGGCCAGCTCCTCCTCGGAGATCTTGCCGCGCTCGGCGGCCTTGGAGAGCGAGTTGTAGAGCCGGGTCCGGCCGATCTCGAGGGCCTCGCCGGTGGTCTCGGCGACCATCACATCGAGCCCGGCACGGGCGGACACCTCGGCGATGCCCGCTCCCATCTGGCCGCAGCCCACCACTCCGACACGTGAGATGTCTCCGAAGGTGTCCGTCACATCGTCCCTTTCGCTGTTCCATGAGGGGCGCAGGGGCCCGGGGGCGCCTGCTCCATTCGTGAACGTTACTCTCGGGGTCCCGATGATCGATCGTGCGGGTGCGGCATGCTGTCTGCCCGGAAGCGATACGTGAGCAGGCCGATCCGGTGCGTATGGGGGGACCCATGGGGCGAGTGACACGAAGGGCGTTCGCGGGAGCGATGCTGGCCGGGCTCACGGCTGCCGGAGGCGCGGCGGCCTGGGCCGCGACGACCGGCGGCGAGACGGATGAGGACGAGAAGGCCGAGGCCCGGCGCCGCGCCGGCTCCGGCGAGATGCGCGGCGTGTGGCTGTCGACCGTCACCAACCGCGACTGGCCGTCCAAGACCGGGCTGACCGCCGCCGAGCAGCGCTCCGAACTGCTCGCCCACCTCGACACGGCCGTACGCTGCCGGCTCAACACGGTGATCTTCCAGGTGCGCCCCACCGCCGACGCCCTGTGGCCCTCTCCGTACGAGCCCTGGTCGCAGTACCTCACCGGCACCCAGGGCAAGGACCCCGGCTGGGACCCGCTCGGCACCGCGGTCAAGGAAGCGCACGCGCGCGGCCTGGAACTGCACGCCTGGTTCAACCCGTACCGGATCGCCAACCACGCCGACCTCACCAAGCTGGTCGCCTCGCACCCCGCCCGCGAGCACCCCGACTGGGTCGTGCCGTACGGCGGGAAGCTCTACTACAACCCCGGGCTGCCCGAGGTCCGCGCCTTCGTCCAGGACGCGATGCTCGACGCGTTGAAGAAGTACGCCATCGACGCCGTGCACTGGGACGACTACTTCTACCCGTACCCGGTCGAGGGCGAGGTCTTCGACGACGACGCGGCGTACCAGCGGTACGGCGGCGGCTTCGAGGACCGTGCGGCCTGGCGGCGGGACAACATAG carries:
- a CDS encoding 3-hydroxybutyryl-CoA dehydrogenase codes for the protein MTDTFGDISRVGVVGCGQMGAGIAEVSARAGLDVMVAETTGEALEIGRTRLYNSLSKAAERGKISEEELAATQARLTFTTDLGEFADRDLVIEAVVENEMVKTEIFQVLDQVVTRQDAILASNTSSIPLVKLAVATSRPDQVIGIHFFNPAPVQKLVELIPALTTSEGTISRAQALVEKILGKHSIRAQDRSGFVVNALLIPYLLSAIRMFESGIASREDIDNGMEMGCAHPMGPLKLTDLIGLDTVASVAYSMYEEYKEPLYAAPPLLQRMVDAGRLGRKSSSGFYTYP
- a CDS encoding glycoside hydrolase family 10 protein, with the protein product MGRVTRRAFAGAMLAGLTAAGGAAAWAATTGGETDEDEKAEARRRAGSGEMRGVWLSTVTNRDWPSKTGLTAAEQRSELLAHLDTAVRCRLNTVIFQVRPTADALWPSPYEPWSQYLTGTQGKDPGWDPLGTAVKEAHARGLELHAWFNPYRIANHADLTKLVASHPAREHPDWVVPYGGKLYYNPGLPEVRAFVQDAMLDALKKYAIDAVHWDDYFYPYPVEGEVFDDDAAYQRYGGGFEDRAAWRRDNIDKLVRETAARVKKIRPGTQFGISPFGVWRNASTDSQGSDTQAGVQTYDDLHADTRKWVREGWIDYICPQIYWNIGFAAADYAKLLPWWAEVAEGSSTRLYVGEALYKAGDPAQPEPWQDPAELSRHLTLVKEHPEAQGHVFFAAREVREDKIGAMARVVADHYQRPARTP